One region of Microbacterium sp. M28 genomic DNA includes:
- a CDS encoding DUF3515 domain-containing protein, which yields MRSRLAVAAVLLAGTALLGGCSTTVHLEPAADANDPLCADVIVSLQNTKTLAGQDRRWTDAQATAAWGTDSSAILLTCGLEKPAPTSDLQCVTLEGVDWLVDASETPYVRLTTYGREPAVQMYVDTEAVSSNDVISNRGIVGAITSIPAESACTAPDQLPEDYEADAED from the coding sequence ATGCGTTCCCGTCTTGCCGTCGCCGCCGTCCTCCTCGCCGGGACGGCCCTGCTCGGCGGATGCTCGACGACCGTCCATCTGGAGCCGGCGGCCGATGCGAACGATCCGCTCTGCGCGGATGTCATCGTCAGCCTGCAGAACACCAAGACGCTCGCCGGTCAGGACCGGCGTTGGACGGATGCCCAGGCCACCGCTGCGTGGGGAACAGACAGCTCGGCGATCCTGCTGACATGCGGCCTGGAGAAGCCTGCCCCCACGAGCGACCTGCAGTGCGTGACGCTCGAGGGCGTCGACTGGCTCGTCGACGCCTCGGAGACGCCGTACGTGCGTCTGACCACCTACGGGCGAGAACCTGCCGTGCAGATGTACGTCGACACCGAGGCCGTCAGCTCCAACGATGTGATCAGCAACCGCGGCATCGTCGGCGCCATCACGTCCATCCCCGCGGAATCCGCCTGCACGGCTCCCGATCAGCTTCCCGAGGACTACGAGGCGGATGCCGAGGACTGA